The Asticcacaulis excentricus CB 48 genomic sequence GCGTCAATCACGGCGGACTGTAGGGTTTAAACCTCCTCAGACCCTTTACCAGATCCGGTTCACTCGCTGGGTCTGGTTTTTTTCGCGGATTGGTAACGCCGAACTTCATTTCCGGATCAAATGCGCGACAAAAAACTATAAACGGGGTTGGCTGGATTGACGGTGCTTGGACGGCGAAAGTCCAAAGCGCTCGCGGAAGGTGCGGCTGAAATGCGCCGCGTCGTTGAAGCCCCAGCGAAAGCAGATTTCCGACACCGACAATTGCGCGTGGACGGGGCTAATCAGGTCGGCGTAGCAGCGCTCCAGCCGCCGAGTCTTGAGATAGTTGGAAAAGGTCATCTGCGCGCCGGTGAACAGCTTCTGTACATAGCGTGGGGAGACACCGTTTTCGGCAGCGACTTTGAGCAGGGACAACTCCGGATCGTGCAGCAGCGTCTCTATCTTCTGGCAGATGCGGCGCAGGTGAAACGCCCGCGCCCCGGCGGCCCCTCCCTTGGACTCGATGCGGCCGTCGCTGGCCAGACAGGCGACGAGGAACTCAATCATCGACTGCTCGACCGGCTGAAAATGGTCGCCATCGAGGGCCTCCAGCGTGTCGGCCAGACTGAGCAGCAGGCCGTTGAACATTTTCTCCAGCCCGGACCCGCCAGGAAGAATTCCGACGCGCTGGCCCAGCGGTGTAATCATGCGCGGGCTGACGGCCAGTTGCGGGATCTTGATGAACAGCATTCTGAAATCGCTGGTCAGGCGCAGGGTGGAATCGACGCCGGAGGCCCCGAAAATAATTGAGCGCGGACTGAGGACCGTCGTTTCGCCGCTGTATTCCAGTATGCCTTCGCCACGTGCCAAAACGGCCAGCCAGACGGCGGAGCTGTGGTCGGGATTGCGCCCGGAATAGGTCTGCGGCGTGGAATCAAGCACAGCGAATTCGCAGCCGAGCGGGGTGGTCGTCACCATGACCGAGCCGCGTACGCGCGACAGCGACGACAGGTCGGCCACAGGCAGTTTCAGGCGGCGCAGGACATCCACCCACGCCGCCTGCCGCTCCGCTTCGGGAAGCGTATCTACCGAGAACTTCCAGAGAGGCATCGGGTTGCTTATTCGGGGTCCTTGACCACACCTTTGGCCGGAAACAGATTCCGATCGATTTTTACGTGTATCCCCTGTGTGCCGTCAACGACCTGAGTAATGCCAAAGTCGGCGGCGACAGACATCAGCGAATAAGCGTCGTCCTTCGATAGGCCCTGATGCTCACTCAGCAGTTCGACCATGTCGATTGCGGCGTTCTTCATCGCCTTGTTCAGGTCTTCATCGAAACCATGGACGATCCAATGGTTCGGCGTTTCCAAGAGCGGTGAGCGGAAGTTGAAATCCTTGCGGAGAATGATCTGGAACAGGCAGTTGAGTGAGGCTTCGATGGCGGTGCCGGAGATCTCGCCATCCCCTTGCGAGACGTGGGGGTCGCCAATTGAGAAAAGGCCGCCTTTGACCTGAACCGGGTAGTACATGGTCGCACCAGCGCCGATGCGCCAGTTGTCGATGTTACCACCGTGAATACCGGGCGGTATGGTCGATACGCGCTGATCGACCGCCGGTGCGACGCCTGCCGTGCCGAGGTGAGGCCGCGCCGGAACCGATATGCCCTTGAGCGCAGGCATGCGGTCGCATTCGGGACAGTGAGTGATGGTGCCCGGTGTCAGATAGGTACCCGGAAAATCATAGGCATAGAGGGCCGAGGCCGTATTTGAATTCGGGTTCAACTGATAGATGGTGACGCGTTCCTTCTTACCGAACTCCTCATAGAGGTGCCCCCAGTTAGCGGCGAGGTTGGAGCCGTAATTGAAACGCGGCGTCATCTGGAAATAACGCACCTCGAGCATGTCGCCAGGCTCGGCGCCCTCGACATAGATCGGCCCGGTCATGATGTGAACGCCTGGATTACGGTCGGCTTCCGGCACTTCGGTGAATATACGGCGGATATTGTCGTCGAACATCAGTTCGGGATCGTCCCCGGCATGGTGGGTGACCGCTTCAGCCATCACCATGTCACCGGATTTCACCGTCAGTGCCGGTTTGACCTCAGGGTGGAAGTAGCCCCAGTGGATCGTCTCTGGCGTGGCGCGCAAGATATGCAGGTTTTTGACTTCGGTATCCTGACGGGTTTCGCCGGGCGTGCAGATAAAGGCCATGATGACTCTCGAAAATGGGCGCTTACAAATGGGGTGGGGAGGGGTGTAGGCAACAGGGTAGAGACGTGCGGCCCCTGTCCACGCAGTAGACAGGGTTTCGACGTTCAGAGAGGACGGGGGATCAGGCCGCGCCCTTAACCGCCTTGAGATGCGGGCCGGACAGCCGGTCAAACGTTTCCCGATAGCGCTTTATGAGCCAGCGATTGAACTGGATCTGCGCGCCCTCTTGCCACGAGTAGCGGCCGCGCGGCGCGAATTTTGAACGTAGCCCCACCTGCACCAGTTCGTCGACGTGCATGTCCTGATCGATGATATGCATGGCCGAATTCATGTTCATCTCGAACTTGTGCTGGAAGGACGGATGTTTCGATGCGCCTGGCGCGACCAGCGTGCCTGCATCCTGCTCCATCGTTTCAGGCCCGGTCGGGCGAAGTATCAGGTAGATGACCATGTCACTCATCATCACCAGTGACAGGGTCGGCGGGATGTTGGCGAAGGTCATACGGTTGCGGTCGCCCTCGGTCAGGCCGGGAAATACTGGCATCTGCGCGACCTGGGTCGGGTTGAAGCTGGCGTCCTTGTGCGTGGTGCCGTTAAAGCGCAGGAACCCAGCATCGCTGGGATCTGAGTCTGGAAATTCGGCTAAATCCGACGGCACGAAATCGTGCAGTGGGCCCTGATGCAGTTTCGAGGCGTGATAACCGTCATTATTGTTCTCGAACATGACCTTCCAGTTCCACGGGAAGGTGCCGGGAGCCTGCGGTCGCAGATCGTCGGCCGAGGCTAAGTCGTAGCCTTTGAGCGCTTCGGTGACATCGGCTAGACGCGGCGCCAGGGGCGCGGCTTCATGGTCGAAATTAACAAAGATAAAGCCGTTCCAGATTTCCACGGCAAAAGGCGTGAGTCCATGCTCTTCCTTATTGAAGTTGCAGGTCCTTTCCATCGCCGGCGCGCCGGTTAACTTGCCATCGAGGCCGTAGGCCCAGTGGTGATACGGGCAAAGGAACATGCGAGTATTGCCTGACCCCTCCGCCACCAGCATAGCGCGATGCGCGCAGACAGACGACATAGCGTTGACCTTGCCGTCGCGACCTCGCGCCACGACGATCGGTTCGTCCGCGATCTTCGTCGTGAAATAGTCGCCAGGGTTCTTCACCCAGGACTCGCGGCCGACACAGAGCCATTCGTGATAGAAGAGGGCTTCTTTTTCGAAGGCGTAGAAGTCGGCGCTGGTGTAGCACTCCGGCGGCAGGGTTTCGGCGTCCGCCAGATCAATATCTGAAGAGCCGAGAGAGTCGATAAATTCGCGGGTGGGTAATCTGAAAGACATGGCGACGATCACCTGATTTCGTCGTTTCGTGGCAGCGCCCCCGGAGGTACCTCTTCCGGGCGGATGTCATCATGGGAAAAGCTAACCCTGGCGCAGGGCCGGGGTCTTGTGTTTAGGCGCACAAGAACTTGCGCCTGATCGAAAGGGCGAACTGACGAGTATTAAAAGGCGGTGGCCACCGACAGGCTGCGCCACGCATCGATGTCTTTCTGAATCTCCGCCATCTCCTCTTCGGCATAGCCGATGGCGTCGGCCCCAAGCAGGAAGTGAAGGGGTGGTCTTTTCATCCCGGCGATCTGAAGCACGGCCTGTGCCAGTTTTTCGGGATTGCCCGGCTCATGACCCTTATACGCCGCCAGCGTGCGTTCCGCTTCGCGAGCCTTTCCGTCGTAATCGCCGATTTTGCGGCCGACTATGTTCAGTGAACCCTTGGCAAAATCCGTGCGAAATCCGCCGGGCGCCAGATTCGTCACCCCGATCCCCAGTTCCTCGACCTCTTCGGCAAGGGTGCGACCCAGACCTTCTATGGCGAATTTTGTTGCCCCATAAACGCCCGAACCCGCCCACGGCGCATAACCCGATACGGACGTCACATTGATGATATGGCCGGAACGGCGGCCGCGCATATAGGGCAGAACCGCCTGAAGGACGTGGATAGTCCCGAACACATTGACGTCGAACACCTTGCGAATTTCGTCCGGGCTCGCCTCTTCGATCGCGCCGATCAGACCGTAACCGGCATTGTTGACCAGAACATCGATACCGCCCAGAGCGGTTTCAGCAGCGGAAACAGTGGTCTCCACTGCGTCTGGCTGGGTGACGTCCATAAGCAGGGCATGCGCCTTTCCGGGGCTCAGGGCATTGAATGCGATCTGGTCAACTG encodes the following:
- a CDS encoding aromatic ring-hydroxylating oxygenase subunit alpha, with amino-acid sequence MSFRLPTREFIDSLGSSDIDLADAETLPPECYTSADFYAFEKEALFYHEWLCVGRESWVKNPGDYFTTKIADEPIVVARGRDGKVNAMSSVCAHRAMLVAEGSGNTRMFLCPYHHWAYGLDGKLTGAPAMERTCNFNKEEHGLTPFAVEIWNGFIFVNFDHEAAPLAPRLADVTEALKGYDLASADDLRPQAPGTFPWNWKVMFENNNDGYHASKLHQGPLHDFVPSDLAEFPDSDPSDAGFLRFNGTTHKDASFNPTQVAQMPVFPGLTEGDRNRMTFANIPPTLSLVMMSDMVIYLILRPTGPETMEQDAGTLVAPGASKHPSFQHKFEMNMNSAMHIIDQDMHVDELVQVGLRSKFAPRGRYSWQEGAQIQFNRWLIKRYRETFDRLSGPHLKAVKGAA
- a CDS encoding acetamidase/formamidase family protein, encoding MAFICTPGETRQDTEVKNLHILRATPETIHWGYFHPEVKPALTVKSGDMVMAEAVTHHAGDDPELMFDDNIRRIFTEVPEADRNPGVHIMTGPIYVEGAEPGDMLEVRYFQMTPRFNYGSNLAANWGHLYEEFGKKERVTIYQLNPNSNTASALYAYDFPGTYLTPGTITHCPECDRMPALKGISVPARPHLGTAGVAPAVDQRVSTIPPGIHGGNIDNWRIGAGATMYYPVQVKGGLFSIGDPHVSQGDGEISGTAIEASLNCLFQIILRKDFNFRSPLLETPNHWIVHGFDEDLNKAMKNAAIDMVELLSEHQGLSKDDAYSLMSVAADFGITQVVDGTQGIHVKIDRNLFPAKGVVKDPE
- a CDS encoding oxidoreductase, with amino-acid sequence MKWFITGVSKGIGLSIARAALTRGDQVVGTVRGAVDQIAFNALSPGKAHALLMDVTQPDAVETTVSAAETALGGIDVLVNNAGYGLIGAIEEASPDEIRKVFDVNVFGTIHVLQAVLPYMRGRRSGHIINVTSVSGYAPWAGSGVYGATKFAIEGLGRTLAEEVEELGIGVTNLAPGGFRTDFAKGSLNIVGRKIGDYDGKAREAERTLAAYKGHEPGNPEKLAQAVLQIAGMKRPPLHFLLGADAIGYAEEEMAEIQKDIDAWRSLSVATAF
- a CDS encoding helix-turn-helix domain-containing protein, with amino-acid sequence MPLWKFSVDTLPEAERQAAWVDVLRRLKLPVADLSSLSRVRGSVMVTTTPLGCEFAVLDSTPQTYSGRNPDHSSAVWLAVLARGEGILEYSGETTVLSPRSIIFGASGVDSTLRLTSDFRMLFIKIPQLAVSPRMITPLGQRVGILPGGSGLEKMFNGLLLSLADTLEALDGDHFQPVEQSMIEFLVACLASDGRIESKGGAAGARAFHLRRICQKIETLLHDPELSLLKVAAENGVSPRYVQKLFTGAQMTFSNYLKTRRLERCYADLISPVHAQLSVSEICFRWGFNDAAHFSRTFRERFGLSPSKHRQSSQPRL